The Mucilaginibacter rubeus genomic interval CAAAGGGACAGCAAGCGTGAGCCTTACTGAAGCCGCCTGGTACCCGTTTAAAAACTTTGATAACAGGGCTGAGGGTTATGCCAACGGTTATTTTGCTTACGACGATAAGAATTTTTACTTCGCCGCCAAAGTTGCAGATAATACACCGCACCCGGGCACTTATCGTTTTGAAAACAGGCCCGACGATTCATTTTTTTATCCTGATACCGCTTATATCATGGATATGGATAAAACCCTGATGGCAAAAGAAGATAGCATTCCTGCAAAAAGTAATGACAATGGTACTTTACAAATGCCCTCTGGCAACGGAAGGATCATGCAATTCCTTTCGAGCAGCGATGTAGCTTACGCATTTGGTATCGATCTTGATCTGGCTGCACAAAACTATACCAGGGTATCTTTCTATATGCCCAATATTAGGGTGCCCAATGCTACAATTGAAGTGTTTGACGGGCAGACTGGTAATTTCCTGTTGCGAAGAAAAATAGATAACTTATGGCAGGGAGCTTTTGAAACATTTGATCTTACGGGTAAAGTAAGGGTTGTTTTTCGCACTTATAACTGGTGGACATCAGTGAAAGTTGCCGGGATCTTCTTCGATGATCCTGCCGATAAGGGGGGCCATGATAAAGCCGTTTTTGTTAAGGAGGACCTGGATACCAGGGGCAATTGGAAAGGGATTTACGGGAAAAATGGATATAATGTCATGGGAGCCGCCGCAAAGATGCCTGAAGATGTTAAACTTAGTATCCCCGAGGTGAAAGTTAAACTTCCGCTTCCATGGCCTGATGGGGTACGGCATTATACCTATCGTAAAAATCCGGTAACGCCGGATAATTCAGGGCTTGGCTATTCGTATGACAATGTGATTCTGGCTTTTAATGTGTTGCCTGTAGGAACTGATGGTATGCTGGCCAATCCCCCGGGAACCATGCCGGGATATACAGGCTATAAAGATACCGATTACGAGTACGCCATGAACTGCGTAGCGCCGGAGTATGGCGGTGGCACAGAAATGTGGCGCTTGCTCACCCCGCAGCTTAACAGGAAGCACTTCTTTCCCCGCCAGCCAAAATCTGCAGGCGAAGGGCCGGTAAAGAACAGCCAGCTGGTTATTAAAAGGATTGGTAATACATTGATCACAGAGTGTGCCATCCCCTGGTCGGAAATACCGGATGTTCATAGGGCGCTGGAAAGCGGAAAGAAGATAAAATTATCTTTCCGTGTAAACGACAATGCATCTCCTGCTGCCACGATGGAACTGGCTAAAGACCGGAGTGTTTCCCAAATAAATGCCAGGGCCTTTCACCCCGACTGGAAAACGCACTGGGCAAACGAAGTGGAGTTTGGTTTTGAAAAATAACCATTCAGGAATAGAAAAATGCGTAATATCGTTTGAACCATTAATGTCCAAAACTGTCCGCTGAAATCTTCAGCGGACAGTTTTATATAAAAATGAACCTATGAGATTTAAGAGATTAAATATATTTCTTTTCCTTGCTTTCATGATTCCGGGATATTGCTCAGCCCTGGCAACCGGTATTAAGTGGACTGAGTTTCACGCACCGCTTCAAAAGGTTTTGAATGGGATATCTGAAGGGAAAGGCAACTATCCTTATTTGAATTTTATTACCAATACCAGTAATATCGTCATCCGCCTGGCTTATGAGCCAGCTCAACATCTCACACGAAAAGCTGTAGAAGGCACTTGCAAATTGTATGTTTTGGATGATGACGGAACATGGGCTGAATTTGATGGAACCAGATCAGAAAAAGATTCGGTTATATTATCGTTTCGGGATATTTCAACGGATAACCACCAACCCCGCAAAGCTATCGAATACAGGCTGTTTTTGCCGGCAGGGCAGGCACCGACGGATATTGCCATTGGTACAGATGCACAAAGCCAATTTGAGTTGCTACCACTTCAGCCCGAAAAACAAATTGTCATTTATAAGCAGGCAGGGGAGGATAAGGATAGTGAAGCGGGAACAAGTTGGCCAGCCAGGCTGGAAAGAACCCTGGATCGCCACTTTATTGTTTTTGCTGGGAAAACTGATCGAAAGGCATTCCTACGCGAAAGCAAAAAGTCCGGTACAAAAGCGGTATTCCTGGAGCTTTGTGCTTACAGGGGTGCCGGTATGATAAGTGATATTATTAAGGATGCGCGGCAAATTAAGCAGGCGGGTATTCCTGTCTTTATCGTTCCTTGTGAGCATGCTCCATCTAAACAAACACAGGCAGCATTGAAGGAAATAAGCAGGCAAACAGCAGGATTAAAAGGCGTATATGCGTTAAGCCACCCGGCGGCAGATGATTGGACTGATTTCGGTTCGCAAGTGCGCTTTGCACTGCAGGAACCGGAGGGCGGAATTTCAACCATGAGTCCTTTAACCCAGCACCGTGACAGAAACTACGACTGGCGGCAACGGCATGCAGATGAACTGGCTTTGATCAGGCAAAAGGCACCTAAAAATATCATATTTGCCAATTCCATTATTCACTACTGGGGCGGCCTGCCGCAATCAACCATCGCAAGGGGAAAAGATTCGTGGGACACTTATCTGCAGTCGTTGGGTGTGCAGAATATGGGCTTTGGCTGGGACAGGATCGAAAACGTGCTGTGGAGAATCTATCATGACGAACTCGACGGTTTTAAAGCCGATCATATCTTGTTGATGATAGGCACCAATAACCTGCAATCAAATACCGATGATGAAATTGTTAAGGGGCTCGGGCAGCTTATTGCTGCTGCCAAAATAAGGCAGCCCCAAAGCGGGCTAATTATTTCAGGAATCATGCCGCGCCGTAATATGGAAGCAAGGATCGCAGTTCTTAACGGCTCCATTGAAAAGCTTGCACAGGAGATGGGTATCAAGTACGTCAATCCCGGAATTGTATTCCTGAATGAGGCAGGCAAAATTAAAGAGGAATTGTTTGGTGACGGGCTTCATCCTAATGCTGCCGGCTACGGCCTGCTTGCCCCGCTTATAGCGAAATCATTTAGTGAAGATTGAACATAATAAAGCTTAAAGCAGAAAGCCTAAGGTTTAAAGCTGATGTTCTACGGCCTTTTTACCTTCTACATCATATCATTAACCGGGAATAAAACATCCGGTTAGTGGTTAAACTCATCGCCGTATATTAAATGATGTTGCCGGCCATATACCCTGATAAAATCAAGTTGTCCTGATCCTTTAAAGCGGCAAAAAAGCCCACGGATGTTCCCAATAGGGACATTGTATACTGTTTTATATTTAAAAACATTGTTAATATAAACCATACTGGTTTTATTCCGGGTTTCGATGCGTACCACGGTCCATTTTGACAGATCAACACCCAATGAAGACAGATTGTGGAAGTTTCCTGTTAACTGTGTATCCCCGAACTCAGTATCAGCAAACTGGGTGCATCCGGGCTTAACAAATTTAAAACGGCCCCTGCCACTTTCGCCGGTAAACTCCAGGCTGGTATCAAAGCAGTCAAAGCCGCCCATATCCTGGCTATTGCGCAAGCGAAACTCTACGGTCATTTGATCGCCGTCCACATGGAAGTTTTTGATATTGCGGTAATCAACCCAATATTCTTCTTTGGTATTGATATTAAGTCCGCCTATTATTGAAGGAGCAAAGTACAGAGAGCTTTTATCGCTGAATTTGTTGGAGTCGGTTACCACCCGGGCGTTCTGGTCATTATTGCCTACATAGCAAACCCATCCGTTTGTTTGTACATCAACGGTGTTTTTTGCAAATACACGGCCATCCGCGATCAGCCTTATTTTGTAAAAATTTGGTGTTTTGTATTGGTAGGTGAGCTCACCTTTAGGGCCAAGCAACAGTTTATATTCGCCACCGCTTCCAAAATCTATAAAAGCATTTTTATAATCCAGGTTAGATAGGTCATAGCTGATGGCTGCAGTTAGCGGCGCATGACCTAAAGTGTTTTTAACATTAAAAATAACATTGGGCCTATTGAAAAAGAGCTTTATGCCGACGATCAGTATGATTAACAGAAGTGCTCCTGCGGCAAAAAAAACAACTTTTAATCGTCTGTTACCGGTAGTGATTTCGGGTTTAATAACAGGGGCCGGGCTTTCGGCAGGTTTGGGATCGTTATCGTAGTTCTCTTTTAAAAAAAATGCCCAGTCTTTGTAGCCAAGATATTGCGCCATTGCATTCTTGGTGGCAATCTGTGGTTCGTAGTTATCGTTTACCTTGAAAATGCGTTTCAGTGTGCGTACGCTTATCGACGTTTTGGTTACCTCAAAGATTTGCTCATGAAGCTTTGTATAATGATAGTCGATCCAGTCACCACTCGGCCCCGACTGCATTTTATCCTCAATTAGCTGAGTACATTTTAGCAAATAATCATGGTTTTTCATTCTTAAGTCAACGATCGTGCAAAAGGCATCAGTGGTGGAGTAATTGAGTTATTAGGTGGCTTTCAAATATGCTAAAATGCAATCTTACTTTATTACAGTTGTTGTTATTTTTTTAAGATTTTTCGAATCGGCGCCCTGCCTTATTATTTGAAAACAGTAAAGCGGTTAGCAATAATACAGGTAAAATAATGAAAAATCCATGTTTGAGTATTCTGCTTGACTATGCCCGAGAATGCATTTATCCTGAAATATACTAATTGATAGTTTCGCCTTCAATATCTCCCCTGCACTCTGGCAGGGCCGGTCACCAATTTGAACACACTAATAAATTATGAGAAATTATTTTCTGCCGTTACTCCCTTTTACGGGATCATATCTGCTTGAACGAATCATCCTGTCTGCACTGCATCTTCAATCATTAACAACAAGAATTAAATGATAGTGCCGATGAAGAAGATCATTGCGTTGCTCCTTGCCTGCCTTATTTTTCCGGGTATAACGCTGGCAGCCGACTATCTTATTACAGATTATGGAGCAATAGGAAACGGCAGCCAGCTATCTACAAAATATATTCAAAAAGCTATCGACGTATGCAGCATCGGTGGTGGGGGACGGGTAGTGGTGCCCCCGGGAGATTTCTTGACGGGTACTATATATTTAAAAAAACATGTTGAACTTTACCTGGAGAGGGGCGCAAAAATTTCGGGAAGCAAGGATCGTGCTGATTATCCCAAATTTGCCGGAGAGCGGGGGCTGATATTCGCTTTAAACGCAACTGATGTGGGTATTACGGGTTACGGCGAGATTAACGGTAATGGAGAAGCATTTTTTAAAGGGGATAATGCACCCGACAGGCCATTTCTGGTGATGATCAAAAAATGCAGCAAGGTAAGGGTTTCCGGTATCAGCCTTAAAAACTCTGCGTTCTGGACATTTCGCCTGTTATATAATGACCAGGTTAATGTTGACGGCATCAATATATACGCTCATGTGAATTTTAATAATGACGGACTGGATATCGACAGTAAAAATGTAACGATCAGTAATTGCATTATCGATACGGATGATGACGCCCTGTGTTTTAAAAGCGACAGCAGCTTTATTTGTCAAAATGTGGTTGTATCAAACTGCGTACTTGCCTCCAATTGTAATTTTATTAAGATGGGTACTGCTTCTGTGGGTGGTTTCAGAAATATAAGCGTAAGCAATTGTGTTTTGCGGAGGACTTCTGAATCACGTTTTCGCTTTTGGGAACGGAGCGTACCGGGGG includes:
- a CDS encoding GDSL-type esterase/lipase family protein; protein product: MRFKRLNIFLFLAFMIPGYCSALATGIKWTEFHAPLQKVLNGISEGKGNYPYLNFITNTSNIVIRLAYEPAQHLTRKAVEGTCKLYVLDDDGTWAEFDGTRSEKDSVILSFRDISTDNHQPRKAIEYRLFLPAGQAPTDIAIGTDAQSQFELLPLQPEKQIVIYKQAGEDKDSEAGTSWPARLERTLDRHFIVFAGKTDRKAFLRESKKSGTKAVFLELCAYRGAGMISDIIKDARQIKQAGIPVFIVPCEHAPSKQTQAALKEISRQTAGLKGVYALSHPAADDWTDFGSQVRFALQEPEGGISTMSPLTQHRDRNYDWRQRHADELALIRQKAPKNIIFANSIIHYWGGLPQSTIARGKDSWDTYLQSLGVQNMGFGWDRIENVLWRIYHDELDGFKADHILLMIGTNNLQSNTDDEIVKGLGQLIAAAKIRQPQSGLIISGIMPRRNMEARIAVLNGSIEKLAQEMGIKYVNPGIVFLNEAGKIKEELFGDGLHPNAAGYGLLAPLIAKSFSED
- a CDS encoding glycoside hydrolase family 28 protein, giving the protein MKKIIALLLACLIFPGITLAADYLITDYGAIGNGSQLSTKYIQKAIDVCSIGGGGRVVVPPGDFLTGTIYLKKHVELYLERGAKISGSKDRADYPKFAGERGLIFALNATDVGITGYGEINGNGEAFFKGDNAPDRPFLVMIKKCSKVRVSGISLKNSAFWTFRLLYNDQVNVDGINIYAHVNFNNDGLDIDSKNVTISNCIIDTDDDALCFKSDSSFICQNVVVSNCVLASNCNFIKMGTASVGGFRNISVSNCVLRRTSESRFRFWERSVPGVKEPVTGLAGIALEIVDGGIMDGINISNIVMDGVQTPLFIRLGSRSNSAGAIRNVMISSVTAKSVSRIASSITAIPGFKVENVVLRDINIQSPGGGEISEYTAKVPEQERAYPENRMFGTSLPAYGIYLRHVNNISLYNIQFKPASSEARPAVYIEDGHEIRIAGLKAIPPMEGVPLVELNEVSGLSFESYVPGQQIPLLFRVRGVQSNCINITGNNNIRRLYELKDLAPKKALTIR